Proteins from one Drosophila gunungcola strain Sukarami chromosome 3R, Dgunungcola_SK_2, whole genome shotgun sequence genomic window:
- the LOC128251848 gene encoding RNA-binding protein Pasilla isoform X10 yields MHDSLQKGETTYHMKILVPAVASGAIIGKGGETIASLQKDTGARVKMSKSHDFYPGTTERVCLITGSTDAIMVVLEFIMDKIREKPDLTNKIVDAESKQTQERDKQVKILVPNSTAGMIIGKGGAFIKQIKEESGSYVQISQKPKDVSLQERCITIIGDKENNKNACKMILSKIVEDPQSGTCLNVSYADVSGPVANFNPTGSPYATNQNAINSSTASLNSTLGTTIGGANSAASLLVNGTGINLSINLGSPNPAPNLAVATQLLEHIKVAMRGSGYSETVTNEVVSALGVLAKYGVLGMGVGVPHTNGAHSTLGNFLGVSALDQQTAAAASAATASNVFGAVGQVNLEQFAAAAAAAAAASRPTQSQLDAAAVQFDPFRHLGSATAPGATPVSLNNNSFGLTAATGTATTAQLGGLSKSPTPGDLSSKDSKNVEVPEVIIGAILGPNGRSLVEIQHVSGANVQISKKGIFAPGTRNRIVTITGQPSAIAKAQYLIEQKINEEETKRARQIPLTTVVN; encoded by the exons GCGAGACAACGTATCACATGAAAATACTGGTGCCCGCGGTGGCCTCCGGGGCCATCATCGGCAAGGGAGGCGAGACGATCGCCTCCCTGCAAAAGGACACGGGTGCTAGGGTCAAGATGTCCAAGTCCCATGACTTTTACCCAG GCACCACTGAACGCGTTTGCCTGATCACTGGCTCCACGGATGCCATCATGGTCGTGCTCGAGTTCATCATGGACAAGATCCGCGAGAAGCCCGACCTGACCAACAAGATCGTCGACGCCGAGTCCAAACAGACCCAGGAGCGCGACAAGCAGGTCAAGATTCTGGTACCCAACTCCACCGCCGGCATGATCATCGGCAAGGGCGGCGCCTTCATCAAACAGATCAAGGAGGAGAGCGGCTCCTATGTCCAGATCTCGCAGAAGCCAAAGGATGTCTCGCTGCAGGAGCGCTGCATCACGATCATTGGCGACAAGGAGAACAATAAGAACGCCTGCAAGATGATCCTCTCGAAGATCGTCGAGGATCCGCAGTCGGGCACCTGCCTGAATGTCTCCTACGCGGACGTCAGCGGCCCAGTGGCCAACTTCAATCCGACCGGCTCGCCCTATGCCACCAACCAGAATGCCATCAACTCGAGCACCGCCTCGCTCAACTCCACGCTGGGCACCACGATCGGCGGCGCCAACTCGGCGGCCAGCCTGCTAGTCAACGGCACCGGCATCAACTTGTCCATCAACCTGGGCTCACCCAATCCGGCGCCCAATCTAGCGGTTGCCACGCAGCTGCTCGAGCATATTAAG GTTGCCATGCGCGGTTCTGGTTACTCGGAGACCGTGACGAACGAAGTCGTCTCCGCCCTGGGAGTGCTGGCCAAGTACGGAGTCCTCGGAATGGGCGTGGGCGTGCCGCACACCAACGGCGCACATTCGACGCTGGGCAACTTCCTGGGCGTGTCGGCGCTCGATCAGCAGACTGCGGCCGCCGCATCCGCGGCCACCGCCAGCAATGTGTTCGGCGCTGTGGGCCAGGTGAATCTGGAGCAGTTTGCCGCCGCAGCGGCCGCTGCAGCTGCCGCCAGCAGGCCGACGCAGTCGCAACTGGACGCTGCCGCGGTGCAATTCGATCCATTCCGCCACTTGGGCTCGGCCACGGCGCCGGGCGCCACGCCCGTCTCGCTGAACAACAACAGCTTCGGGCTGACGGCAGCCACGGGCACGGCGACCACGGCGCAGCTGGGCGGCCTCAGCAAGAGCCCCACTCCGGGCGACCTCAGCTCCAAGGACTCGAAGAACGTCGAGGTGCCGGAAGTGATTATCGGCGCTATTCTAG GTCCGAACGGTCGTAGTTTAGTTGAAATTCAACATGTTTCTGGCGCAAATGTGCaaatttccaaaaagggcATATTCGCACCTGGCACTAGAAATCGCATTGTAACCATAACTGGTCAGCCGAGTGCCATTGCCAAAGCGCAATATCTAATTGAACAGAAAATCAACGAGGAGGAGACAAAGAGGGCGCGACAAATTCCATTAACCACTGTTgtgaattaa
- the LOC128251848 gene encoding RNA-binding protein Pasilla isoform X8 produces the protein MAEDATMETCPSPEIGDSRKRPLDSDPENEQTKRSHFSSGETTYHMKILVPAVASGAIIGKGGETIASLQKDTGARVKMSKSHDFYPGTTERVCLITGSTDAIMVVLEFIMDKIREKPDLTNKIVDAESKQTQERDKQVKILVPNSTAGMIIGKGGAFIKQIKEESGSYVQISQKPKDVSLQERCITIIGDKENNKNACKMILSKIVEDPQSGTCLNVSYADVSGPVANFNPTGSPYATNQNAINSSTASLNSTLGTTIGGANSAASLLVNGTGINLSINLGSPNPAPNLAVATQLLEHIKVAMRGSGYSETVTNEVVSALGVLAKYGVLGMGVGVPHTNGAHSTLGNFLGVSALDQQTAAAASAATASNVFGAVGQVNLEQFAAAAAAAAAASRPTQSQLDAAAVQFDPFRHLGSATAPGATPVSLNNNSFGLTAATGTATTAQLGGLSKSPTPGDLSSKDSKNVEVPEVIIGAILGPNGRSLVEIQHVSGANVQISKKGIFAPGTRNRIVTITGQPSAIAKAQYLIEQKINEEETKRARQIPLTTVVN, from the exons GCGAGACAACGTATCACATGAAAATACTGGTGCCCGCGGTGGCCTCCGGGGCCATCATCGGCAAGGGAGGCGAGACGATCGCCTCCCTGCAAAAGGACACGGGTGCTAGGGTCAAGATGTCCAAGTCCCATGACTTTTACCCAG GCACCACTGAACGCGTTTGCCTGATCACTGGCTCCACGGATGCCATCATGGTCGTGCTCGAGTTCATCATGGACAAGATCCGCGAGAAGCCCGACCTGACCAACAAGATCGTCGACGCCGAGTCCAAACAGACCCAGGAGCGCGACAAGCAGGTCAAGATTCTGGTACCCAACTCCACCGCCGGCATGATCATCGGCAAGGGCGGCGCCTTCATCAAACAGATCAAGGAGGAGAGCGGCTCCTATGTCCAGATCTCGCAGAAGCCAAAGGATGTCTCGCTGCAGGAGCGCTGCATCACGATCATTGGCGACAAGGAGAACAATAAGAACGCCTGCAAGATGATCCTCTCGAAGATCGTCGAGGATCCGCAGTCGGGCACCTGCCTGAATGTCTCCTACGCGGACGTCAGCGGCCCAGTGGCCAACTTCAATCCGACCGGCTCGCCCTATGCCACCAACCAGAATGCCATCAACTCGAGCACCGCCTCGCTCAACTCCACGCTGGGCACCACGATCGGCGGCGCCAACTCGGCGGCCAGCCTGCTAGTCAACGGCACCGGCATCAACTTGTCCATCAACCTGGGCTCACCCAATCCGGCGCCCAATCTAGCGGTTGCCACGCAGCTGCTCGAGCATATTAAG GTTGCCATGCGCGGTTCTGGTTACTCGGAGACCGTGACGAACGAAGTCGTCTCCGCCCTGGGAGTGCTGGCCAAGTACGGAGTCCTCGGAATGGGCGTGGGCGTGCCGCACACCAACGGCGCACATTCGACGCTGGGCAACTTCCTGGGCGTGTCGGCGCTCGATCAGCAGACTGCGGCCGCCGCATCCGCGGCCACCGCCAGCAATGTGTTCGGCGCTGTGGGCCAGGTGAATCTGGAGCAGTTTGCCGCCGCAGCGGCCGCTGCAGCTGCCGCCAGCAGGCCGACGCAGTCGCAACTGGACGCTGCCGCGGTGCAATTCGATCCATTCCGCCACTTGGGCTCGGCCACGGCGCCGGGCGCCACGCCCGTCTCGCTGAACAACAACAGCTTCGGGCTGACGGCAGCCACGGGCACGGCGACCACGGCGCAGCTGGGCGGCCTCAGCAAGAGCCCCACTCCGGGCGACCTCAGCTCCAAGGACTCGAAGAACGTCGAGGTGCCGGAAGTGATTATCGGCGCTATTCTAG GTCCGAACGGTCGTAGTTTAGTTGAAATTCAACATGTTTCTGGCGCAAATGTGCaaatttccaaaaagggcATATTCGCACCTGGCACTAGAAATCGCATTGTAACCATAACTGGTCAGCCGAGTGCCATTGCCAAAGCGCAATATCTAATTGAACAGAAAATCAACGAGGAGGAGACAAAGAGGGCGCGACAAATTCCATTAACCACTGTTgtgaattaa
- the LOC128251848 gene encoding RNA-binding protein Pasilla isoform X4 — translation MLFARTTTTTSSTSISPPEIMMMQDPQQLGHQHQLHQMQQPAFQLQQSFCESVCSGIEVEIENNNNNHIHHGETTYHMKILVPAVASGAIIGKGGETIASLQKDTGARVKMSKSHDFYPGTTERVCLITGSTDAIMVVLEFIMDKIREKPDLTNKIVDAESKQTQERDKQVKILVPNSTAGMIIGKGGAFIKQIKEESGSYVQISQKPKDVSLQERCITIIGDKENNKNACKMILSKIVEDPQSGTCLNVSYADVSGPVANFNPTGSPYATNQNAINSSTASLNSTLGTTIGGANSAASLLVNGTGINLSINLGSPNPAPNLAVATQLLEHIKVAMRGSGYSETVTNEVVSALGVLAKYGVLGMGVGVPHTNGAHSTLGNFLGVSALDQQTAAAASAATASNVFGAVGQVNLEQFAAAAAAAAAASRPTQSQLDAAAVQFDPFRHLGSATAPGATPVSLNNNSFGLTAATGTATTAQLGGLSKSPTPGDLSSKDSKNVEVPEVIIGAILGPNGRSLVEIQHVSGANVQISKKGIFAPGTRNRIVTITGQPSAIAKAQYLIEQKINEEETKRARQIPLTTVVN, via the exons ATGTTGTTTGCCAGAACAACCACCACCACGTCGTCCACGTCGATCAGTCCGCCCGAAATAATGATGATGCAGGATCCACAGCAGCTGGGACACCAACATCAACTCCACCAAATGCAGCAGCCAGCGTTTCAGCTACAGCAAAGCTTCT GTGAGTCAGTTTGTTCTGGAATTGAggttgaaattgaaaataataacaataatcatATTCATCATG GCGAGACAACGTATCACATGAAAATACTGGTGCCCGCGGTGGCCTCCGGGGCCATCATCGGCAAGGGAGGCGAGACGATCGCCTCCCTGCAAAAGGACACGGGTGCTAGGGTCAAGATGTCCAAGTCCCATGACTTTTACCCAG GCACCACTGAACGCGTTTGCCTGATCACTGGCTCCACGGATGCCATCATGGTCGTGCTCGAGTTCATCATGGACAAGATCCGCGAGAAGCCCGACCTGACCAACAAGATCGTCGACGCCGAGTCCAAACAGACCCAGGAGCGCGACAAGCAGGTCAAGATTCTGGTACCCAACTCCACCGCCGGCATGATCATCGGCAAGGGCGGCGCCTTCATCAAACAGATCAAGGAGGAGAGCGGCTCCTATGTCCAGATCTCGCAGAAGCCAAAGGATGTCTCGCTGCAGGAGCGCTGCATCACGATCATTGGCGACAAGGAGAACAATAAGAACGCCTGCAAGATGATCCTCTCGAAGATCGTCGAGGATCCGCAGTCGGGCACCTGCCTGAATGTCTCCTACGCGGACGTCAGCGGCCCAGTGGCCAACTTCAATCCGACCGGCTCGCCCTATGCCACCAACCAGAATGCCATCAACTCGAGCACCGCCTCGCTCAACTCCACGCTGGGCACCACGATCGGCGGCGCCAACTCGGCGGCCAGCCTGCTAGTCAACGGCACCGGCATCAACTTGTCCATCAACCTGGGCTCACCCAATCCGGCGCCCAATCTAGCGGTTGCCACGCAGCTGCTCGAGCATATTAAG GTTGCCATGCGCGGTTCTGGTTACTCGGAGACCGTGACGAACGAAGTCGTCTCCGCCCTGGGAGTGCTGGCCAAGTACGGAGTCCTCGGAATGGGCGTGGGCGTGCCGCACACCAACGGCGCACATTCGACGCTGGGCAACTTCCTGGGCGTGTCGGCGCTCGATCAGCAGACTGCGGCCGCCGCATCCGCGGCCACCGCCAGCAATGTGTTCGGCGCTGTGGGCCAGGTGAATCTGGAGCAGTTTGCCGCCGCAGCGGCCGCTGCAGCTGCCGCCAGCAGGCCGACGCAGTCGCAACTGGACGCTGCCGCGGTGCAATTCGATCCATTCCGCCACTTGGGCTCGGCCACGGCGCCGGGCGCCACGCCCGTCTCGCTGAACAACAACAGCTTCGGGCTGACGGCAGCCACGGGCACGGCGACCACGGCGCAGCTGGGCGGCCTCAGCAAGAGCCCCACTCCGGGCGACCTCAGCTCCAAGGACTCGAAGAACGTCGAGGTGCCGGAAGTGATTATCGGCGCTATTCTAG GTCCGAACGGTCGTAGTTTAGTTGAAATTCAACATGTTTCTGGCGCAAATGTGCaaatttccaaaaagggcATATTCGCACCTGGCACTAGAAATCGCATTGTAACCATAACTGGTCAGCCGAGTGCCATTGCCAAAGCGCAATATCTAATTGAACAGAAAATCAACGAGGAGGAGACAAAGAGGGCGCGACAAATTCCATTAACCACTGTTgtgaattaa
- the LOC128251848 gene encoding RNA-binding protein Pasilla isoform X6 has translation MLFARTTTTTSSTSISPPEIMMMQDPQQLGHQHQLHQMQQPAFQLQQSFCETTYHMKILVPAVASGAIIGKGGETIASLQKDTGARVKMSKSHDFYPGTTERVCLITGSTDAIMVVLEFIMDKIREKPDLTNKIVDAESKQTQERDKQVKILVPNSTAGMIIGKGGAFIKQIKEESGSYVQISQKPKDVSLQERCITIIGDKENNKNACKMILSKIVEDPQSGTCLNVSYADVSGPVANFNPTGSPYATNQNAINSSTASLNSTLGTTIGGANSAASLLVNGTGINLSINLGSPNPAPNLAVATQLLEHIKVAMRGSGYSETVTNEVVSALGVLAKYGVLGMGVGVPHTNGAHSTLGNFLGVSALDQQTAAAASAATASNVFGAVGQVNLEQFAAAAAAAAAASRPTQSQLDAAAVQFDPFRHLGSATAPGATPVSLNNNSFGLTAATGTATTAQLGGLSKSPTPGDLSSKDSKNVEVPEVIIGAILGPNGRSLVEIQHVSGANVQISKKGIFAPGTRNRIVTITGQPSAIAKAQYLIEQKINEEETKRARQIPLTTVVN, from the exons ATGTTGTTTGCCAGAACAACCACCACCACGTCGTCCACGTCGATCAGTCCGCCCGAAATAATGATGATGCAGGATCCACAGCAGCTGGGACACCAACATCAACTCCACCAAATGCAGCAGCCAGCGTTTCAGCTACAGCAAAGCTTCT GCGAGACAACGTATCACATGAAAATACTGGTGCCCGCGGTGGCCTCCGGGGCCATCATCGGCAAGGGAGGCGAGACGATCGCCTCCCTGCAAAAGGACACGGGTGCTAGGGTCAAGATGTCCAAGTCCCATGACTTTTACCCAG GCACCACTGAACGCGTTTGCCTGATCACTGGCTCCACGGATGCCATCATGGTCGTGCTCGAGTTCATCATGGACAAGATCCGCGAGAAGCCCGACCTGACCAACAAGATCGTCGACGCCGAGTCCAAACAGACCCAGGAGCGCGACAAGCAGGTCAAGATTCTGGTACCCAACTCCACCGCCGGCATGATCATCGGCAAGGGCGGCGCCTTCATCAAACAGATCAAGGAGGAGAGCGGCTCCTATGTCCAGATCTCGCAGAAGCCAAAGGATGTCTCGCTGCAGGAGCGCTGCATCACGATCATTGGCGACAAGGAGAACAATAAGAACGCCTGCAAGATGATCCTCTCGAAGATCGTCGAGGATCCGCAGTCGGGCACCTGCCTGAATGTCTCCTACGCGGACGTCAGCGGCCCAGTGGCCAACTTCAATCCGACCGGCTCGCCCTATGCCACCAACCAGAATGCCATCAACTCGAGCACCGCCTCGCTCAACTCCACGCTGGGCACCACGATCGGCGGCGCCAACTCGGCGGCCAGCCTGCTAGTCAACGGCACCGGCATCAACTTGTCCATCAACCTGGGCTCACCCAATCCGGCGCCCAATCTAGCGGTTGCCACGCAGCTGCTCGAGCATATTAAG GTTGCCATGCGCGGTTCTGGTTACTCGGAGACCGTGACGAACGAAGTCGTCTCCGCCCTGGGAGTGCTGGCCAAGTACGGAGTCCTCGGAATGGGCGTGGGCGTGCCGCACACCAACGGCGCACATTCGACGCTGGGCAACTTCCTGGGCGTGTCGGCGCTCGATCAGCAGACTGCGGCCGCCGCATCCGCGGCCACCGCCAGCAATGTGTTCGGCGCTGTGGGCCAGGTGAATCTGGAGCAGTTTGCCGCCGCAGCGGCCGCTGCAGCTGCCGCCAGCAGGCCGACGCAGTCGCAACTGGACGCTGCCGCGGTGCAATTCGATCCATTCCGCCACTTGGGCTCGGCCACGGCGCCGGGCGCCACGCCCGTCTCGCTGAACAACAACAGCTTCGGGCTGACGGCAGCCACGGGCACGGCGACCACGGCGCAGCTGGGCGGCCTCAGCAAGAGCCCCACTCCGGGCGACCTCAGCTCCAAGGACTCGAAGAACGTCGAGGTGCCGGAAGTGATTATCGGCGCTATTCTAG GTCCGAACGGTCGTAGTTTAGTTGAAATTCAACATGTTTCTGGCGCAAATGTGCaaatttccaaaaagggcATATTCGCACCTGGCACTAGAAATCGCATTGTAACCATAACTGGTCAGCCGAGTGCCATTGCCAAAGCGCAATATCTAATTGAACAGAAAATCAACGAGGAGGAGACAAAGAGGGCGCGACAAATTCCATTAACCACTGTTgtgaattaa
- the LOC128251848 gene encoding RNA-binding protein Pasilla isoform X2 has protein sequence MESFTERFMDRTPEQLIAQFGFRYLMNQARLAQQKFEQQQQEQQQQQQEQQQQQLQQRHEQDPENEHPIYRYQQSEPTHMQQLACNNQPRHSTTTLSPSSTHWMALDGSNISNISNIAFGSNHSNAAFSLAAHSHNQQQENPANPNHVPPVRQMDQSPLSENGSPNATPPGVQTPPNAAASSAAATATTTLGNYKTNPCWCYGETTYHMKILVPAVASGAIIGKGGETIASLQKDTGARVKMSKSHDFYPGTTERVCLITGSTDAIMVVLEFIMDKIREKPDLTNKIVDAESKQTQERDKQVKILVPNSTAGMIIGKGGAFIKQIKEESGSYVQISQKPKDVSLQERCITIIGDKENNKNACKMILSKIVEDPQSGTCLNVSYADVSGPVANFNPTGSPYATNQNAINSSTASLNSTLGTTIGGANSAASLLVNGTGINLSINLGSPNPAPNLAVATQLLEHIKVAMRGSGYSETVTNEVVSALGVLAKYGVLGMGVGVPHTNGAHSTLGNFLGVSALDQQTAAAASAATASNVFGAVGQVNLEQFAAAAAAAAAASRPTQSQLDAAAVQFDPFRHLGSATAPGATPVSLNNNSFGLTAATGTATTAQLGGLSKSPTPGDLSSKDSKNVEVPEVIIGAILGPNGRSLVEIQHVSGANVQISKKGIFAPGTRNRIVTITGQPSAIAKAQYLIEQKINEEETKRARQIPLTTVVN, from the exons atggaGAGTTTTACGGAAAGATTTATGGACAGGACGCCCGAGCAGCTGATTGCGCAGTTTGGCTTCAGGTACTTAATGAACCAGGCTCGGCTGGCTCAGCAAAAGTTtgagcaacaacagcaggaacagcaacaacagcagcaggagcaacagcaacagcagctacAGCAACGCCATGAACAAGATCCAGAAAATGAACATCCCATATACCGATATCAACAATCAGAGCCCACACATATGCAGCAATTAGCTTGTAACAATCAGCCACGACATTCCACAACCACGTTGTCGCCATCATCAACACATTGGATGGCATTGGACGGCAGCAAtatcagcaacatcagcaacattgcATTTGGTAGCAATCATAGCAACGCTGCATTCTCATTAGCCGCTCATAGCCACAATCAGCAGCAAGAAAACCCGGCTAATCCCAACCATGTTCCACCTGTTCGTCAGATGGATCAATCGCCCCTGAGTGAGAATGGGTCGCCGAATGCCACACCGCCAGGTGTCCAAACGCCGCCAAATGCAGCAGCTTcaagtgcagcagcaacagcaaccacaacgctcggaaactataagacTAACCCCTGCTGGTGTTACG GCGAGACAACGTATCACATGAAAATACTGGTGCCCGCGGTGGCCTCCGGGGCCATCATCGGCAAGGGAGGCGAGACGATCGCCTCCCTGCAAAAGGACACGGGTGCTAGGGTCAAGATGTCCAAGTCCCATGACTTTTACCCAG GCACCACTGAACGCGTTTGCCTGATCACTGGCTCCACGGATGCCATCATGGTCGTGCTCGAGTTCATCATGGACAAGATCCGCGAGAAGCCCGACCTGACCAACAAGATCGTCGACGCCGAGTCCAAACAGACCCAGGAGCGCGACAAGCAGGTCAAGATTCTGGTACCCAACTCCACCGCCGGCATGATCATCGGCAAGGGCGGCGCCTTCATCAAACAGATCAAGGAGGAGAGCGGCTCCTATGTCCAGATCTCGCAGAAGCCAAAGGATGTCTCGCTGCAGGAGCGCTGCATCACGATCATTGGCGACAAGGAGAACAATAAGAACGCCTGCAAGATGATCCTCTCGAAGATCGTCGAGGATCCGCAGTCGGGCACCTGCCTGAATGTCTCCTACGCGGACGTCAGCGGCCCAGTGGCCAACTTCAATCCGACCGGCTCGCCCTATGCCACCAACCAGAATGCCATCAACTCGAGCACCGCCTCGCTCAACTCCACGCTGGGCACCACGATCGGCGGCGCCAACTCGGCGGCCAGCCTGCTAGTCAACGGCACCGGCATCAACTTGTCCATCAACCTGGGCTCACCCAATCCGGCGCCCAATCTAGCGGTTGCCACGCAGCTGCTCGAGCATATTAAG GTTGCCATGCGCGGTTCTGGTTACTCGGAGACCGTGACGAACGAAGTCGTCTCCGCCCTGGGAGTGCTGGCCAAGTACGGAGTCCTCGGAATGGGCGTGGGCGTGCCGCACACCAACGGCGCACATTCGACGCTGGGCAACTTCCTGGGCGTGTCGGCGCTCGATCAGCAGACTGCGGCCGCCGCATCCGCGGCCACCGCCAGCAATGTGTTCGGCGCTGTGGGCCAGGTGAATCTGGAGCAGTTTGCCGCCGCAGCGGCCGCTGCAGCTGCCGCCAGCAGGCCGACGCAGTCGCAACTGGACGCTGCCGCGGTGCAATTCGATCCATTCCGCCACTTGGGCTCGGCCACGGCGCCGGGCGCCACGCCCGTCTCGCTGAACAACAACAGCTTCGGGCTGACGGCAGCCACGGGCACGGCGACCACGGCGCAGCTGGGCGGCCTCAGCAAGAGCCCCACTCCGGGCGACCTCAGCTCCAAGGACTCGAAGAACGTCGAGGTGCCGGAAGTGATTATCGGCGCTATTCTAG GTCCGAACGGTCGTAGTTTAGTTGAAATTCAACATGTTTCTGGCGCAAATGTGCaaatttccaaaaagggcATATTCGCACCTGGCACTAGAAATCGCATTGTAACCATAACTGGTCAGCCGAGTGCCATTGCCAAAGCGCAATATCTAATTGAACAGAAAATCAACGAGGAGGAGACAAAGAGGGCGCGACAAATTCCATTAACCACTGTTgtgaattaa